The genomic stretch AAAAAAATCTAATCCAAAATTACAATTAGAAATTGATAAGCAAATTAATATAATTATAAAAAATCCTGAAATTAGTATATTAAAGAAAGGGGATTTAAAAAATTATCGTATTCACAACTTTAAGTTTAATCAGCAATTGTATCTTATCTCTTATCTAATTTATGATGATATTTTATCTTTGTATTTGATTGGAACTCATGAAAATTTCTATAAAATTTTAAAGAAATTCATTTATCATTAAATGAAACCTGAACTTCTCCTTCCCGTTGGAAACACAGAATCTTTCTACGCTGCTCTCGAAGGCGGAGCAGACGCAATATATCTTGGATTGAGGAAATTCAATGCTCGCGATCGGGCAAAGAATTTTACCATCAATCAATTACAATCTCTCCTCAAAGAATCTGAAAAAAATAAGATAAATGTCCATTTAACCCTGAATACTCTTATCAAAAACCAGGAACTTCCGGAACTGCTCGATACTCTTTATCTCCTTTCTCAAACAGCTATTTCAGCGATCATCATTCAGGATTGGGGAGTT from Candidatus Cloacimonadota bacterium encodes the following:
- a CDS encoding type II toxin-antitoxin system RelE/ParE family toxin codes for the protein KKSNPKLQLEIDKQINIIIKNPEISILKKGDLKNYRIHNFKFNQQLYLISYLIYDDILSLYLIGTHENFYKILKKFIYH